GCATCGAGCACGTACGAACGGATCTGGTGACCCCAACCGATATCCGACTTGGTGTCTTCCAGAGCCTGGGACGCGGCGTTGCGTTTCTGCACTTCCTGCTCGTACAAGCGCGCCCGCAACATTTTCATCGCGGTGTCTTTGTTCGCATGCTGGGAACGTTCGTTCTGGCAGCTGACCACGGTGTTGGTCGGTACGTGGGTAATCCGTACGGCCGAGTCGGTGGTGTTAACGTGCTGACCACCGGCACCAGAGGAACGGTAGGTGTCGATGCGCAAGTCCGACGGGTTGATGTCGATTTCGATGTTGTCATCGATTTCCGGCGACACGAACACGGCCGAGAACGAGGTGTGACGACGGTTGCCGGAGTCGAACGGGCTCTTGCGCACCAGACGGTGCACGCCGATTTCGGTACGCAGCCAGCCAAAGGCGTATTCGCCCTTGATGTGCACGGTAGCGCCTTTGATACCGGCGACTTCACCGGCCGACAGCTCCATGATGGTCGCGTCGAAACCGCGTTTATCCGCCCAGCGCAGGTACATGCGCAGCAGGATGTTGGCCCAGTCCTGAGCCTCGGTACCGCCGGAGCCGGCCTGGATGTCCAGGTAGGCGTTGTTGGCGTCCATCTCACCGCTGAACATGCGACGGAATTCGAGTTTTTCCAGGGACTCGCGCAGGCGCTCGACTTCGGCGGCGACATCATCGACGGCGGCCTGGTCTTCTTCTTCGGCGGACATCAGCAGCAGGTCTTTGGCGTCGGCCAGGCCACTGTGCATTTCGTCGAGGGTTTCGACGATCTGAGCCAGCAGCGACCGCTCGCGGCCCAGTTCCTGAGCGTACGACGGGTTGTTCCAGACAGACGGATCTTCAAGCTCGCGATTGACTTCAGTCAGACGCTCATGCTTTTGATCGTAGTCAAAGATACCCCCGAATAGTTTCGGAGCGCTCGGACAGGTCCTTGATACTGTTAAGGATCGGGTTGATTTCCATGGCGGGCAGCACTCGTTGGCGAACTTTTGAAAGCCGGCGAGTATAACGTAATCAAGCTGTCACGGCAGCCCGCCTGGCGGCTTTAGGCGCTAATGGTTTTGGCGCAAATCGGGTCACTGACCGCCCGTCAACTGGCGCCACTGACTCACAGCCCTTGTGGCGAGGGAGCTTGCTCCCTCTGGGCTGCGAAGCGGCCCCCAAAATCTTGTGAGCGCTGCGCACTCAAGCGGAGCAAGCTCCCTCGCCACAGGGTCTTTTGGTGGGGCTAAATATCTACCCGTCCGTCATTCAATCCCCACCTGATTACGCCCATTGTTCTTCGCCAGGTACAGCCCCTTGTCCGCCGCCGAGATCAATTGCCGGCAATCGCTGCCCGGCTGCGGGATCAAGGTCGACAGGCCGATGCTGATGGTCAGGCTCGAACCTTCGGTCGGGAAAATGTGCGGGATCTTCAACCCGGCCACGGTCTGGCGCAGTTTTTCCGCCACCAGCCGCGCACCGCCCGGCGAGGTGTTGGGCAGGACCAGGACGAACTCTTCGCCACCGTAACGGGCCGGCAAGTCCGAAGGTCTGGAGCTGGCGTCGCGAATCGCCGTGGCAACTTTGCGCAGCGCCTCATCGCCTTCGAGGTGACCAAAGCTGTCGTTGTAGGACTTGAAGTAATCGACATCGATCATCAACAACGACAGTTGAGTCTGGTCACGCAACGAACGCCGCCACTCCAGCTCCAGGTATTCGTCGAAATGCCGGCGGTTCGACAGCCCGGTCAGGCCGTCGGAGTTCATCAAGCGTTGCAGCACCAGGTTGGTGTCGAGCAACTGCTGCTGGCTGACCCGCAGCGCGCGATACGCCGCGTCACGTTGCAGCAGGGTCATGTAGGAGCGCGAGTGATAGCGGATGCGCGCCACCAGTTCGATGTTGTCCGGCAGTTTGACCAGGTAATCGTTGGCGCCAGCGGCAAATGCTGCGCTCTTGATCAGTGGGTCTTCCTTGGTCGACAGGACAATGATTGGAATGTCCTTGGTCGCCGGGTGATTACGGTATTCGCGCACCAGGCTCAGGCCGTCGAGGCCGGGCATGACCAGATCCTGCAGGATCACCGTCGGCTTGATGCGAATTGCCTGGGCAATGGCCTGGTGCGGGTCGGCACAGAAATGGAAGTCGATGTTTTCTTCGTTCGACAAACCACGCCGCACCGCCTCGCCGATCATCGCCTGATCGTCCACCAACAACACCATGGCGGCGTTTTCGTCGGTTTTGAAGTCGTCGAGCTGCAAATCATTCATGTGCGGTCACCTGAGTACTGCTTTGGCCACAATTGCTGCTAATGATAGTCATTTTGAGAAGATTTCCAGCAATCGTGGCGCTATCTTGTCCAGTGGGCGAACTTCCACAGCCGCGTCGATGGCCGCGGCCGCCTTCGGCATGCCGTACACCGCACTGCTTTGTTGATCCTGAGCGATGGTCAGGTAGCCCTGTTGGCGCATGAGTTTAAGCCCTTGCGCGCCGTCGCGGCCCATACCAGTCAGCAAAACGCCCACGGCGTCACCGCTCCAGTAACTGGCCACACTCTCGAAAAACACATCGATCGAAGGCCGATAGATCTCATTGACCGGTTCGGCGGTGTAGGCCAGCGTACCGTTTTTCAGCAAGCGGATATGATGATTTGTCCCGGCCAGCAGGACCGTGCCGCTTTGCGGCGGTTCGCCTTCCTCGGCCAGGCGCACGTCCAGGCCACTGGCACTGGCAAGCCATTCGGCCATGCCGGCGGCGAACACCTGATCCACATGCTGGACCAGCACGATGGCCGCCGAAAAATCTCGAGGCAGGCCCTTGAGCAGCACTTCCAGTGCCGCCGGGCCACCGGCGGATGAACCGATGGCCACCAAATGCTGGCGCGAGGACGAGTGACGGTGAGAGCTGGGTGCCGATCGCACCCGATTGCTCTTATCGCCGATCAGCCAGCCAATGTTCATGATCTTGCGCAACAGCGGTGCGGCGGCTTCCTGAGGATTGCCGCCCCCGATAGCCGGGGTATCGACCACGTCCAGCGCGCCGTAACCCATGGCTTCGAACACCCGGTGCACGTTCTGCTCGCGGTCGACAGTGACAATGACAATCGCGCACGGGGTCTCGGCCATGATTCGCCGGGTCGCTTCCACGCCGTCCATCAACGGCATGATCAAATCCATCAGGATCAGATCCGGGGTGTATTCGGTGCAACGTTGCACCGCCTCGGCGCCGTTGCTGGCGACCCAGACCACCTCGTGCGCCGGTTCGAATGCCAGTGCGCGGCGCAACGCCTCTACGGCCATGGGCATGTCGTTGACGATAGCTATTTTCATGCCCGCGCGCCTCCAATGAGCTCAACCACTGCATCCAGCAAAGCGTCATCATGAAAACTCGCTTTGGCTAGATAATAGTCGGCTCCGGCGTCCAGTCCACGGCGACGGTCTTCTTCGCGATCCTTGTAGGACACCACCATCACCGGCAGCGATTGCAGGCGGTTATCGCGACGCAATAAAGACACCAGCTCGATGCCATCCATACGCGGCATGTCGATGTCGGTGATCAGCAGATCGAAATTCTCCGAACGCAGGGCGTTCCAGCCATCCATACCGTCCACCGCCACGGCGACGTCGTAACCGCGATTGAGCAGCAACTTGCGCTGCAACTCACGAACGGTCAGCGAGTCGTCGACCACCAGAATCCGTTTCCGCGCCGCTTCGACGGCCTGATTGGCATGCCGGGCAATGCGCTCCAGACGCCCGGTATTGAGCAGTTTGTCCACCGAACGCAGCATGTCTTCGACGTCGACGATCAGCACCACCGAGCCGTCGTCGAGCAAGGCCCCGGCGGAAATGTCCTGCACCTTGCCCAGGCGCTCGTCCAGCGGCAGCACCACTAGCGTTCGCTCGCCAATAAACCGCTCGACCGCCACCCCGTAGATCGCCTCGCGCTCGCGGATGACCACGACTTTGAGGGTCTGCGCGTTGTTCTGGCTCGCCGGACGATGCAACAGCTGACTGGCGGCGACCAGCCCGACATGCCGACCTTCGTACCAGAAGTGCTGCCGGCCTTCGACCTGCACGATGTCCTCCGGCGCCAGGTCGCACATGCGCTCGATGTGCGCCAGCGGGAAGGCATACGCCTCGTCACCGACCTCCACCACCAGGCTGCGCACCACCGACAGCGTCAGCGGCACTTGCAGATGGAAACGACTGCCCGCGCCCGCCGTTTGCTCCAGCACCACGGCGCCGCGCAATTGGCGAACCATGTGCTGAACCGCATCCAGCCCGACGCCGCGCCCGGAGACTTCGGAGACCGTGTCGCGCAGGCTGAAACCCGGCAGAAACAGGAACGTCAGCAACTCCTCTTCGCTCAACTGGGCAGCGGTCTCGGCTGGGGATAACTGCCGCTCGACGATGTTGCGACGGAGTTTTTCCAGATCGACGCCATTGCCGTCGTCGCTGAGCTCCAACACCAGCAGACCGGCCTGATGGGAGGCTCGCAAACGGATCACGCCTTCTTCCGGCTTGCCGGCCAACCGCCGCTGTTCCGGGGTTTCGATGCCGTGATCCACCGCATTGCGCAGCAAGTGCGTCAGCGGCGCTTCGAGTTTTTCCAGAACGTCGCGATCGACTTGAGTCTTGTCGCCCTCGATCTCCAGCCGCACCTGTTTGCCAAGGTTGCGGCCCAGATCGCGGACCATGCGCACTTGCCCGCTCAGCACGTCGGCGAATGGCCGCATGCGACAGGCCAGTGCCGTGTCATACAACACCTGCGCGCGCTGGCTGGCATGCCAGGCGAACTCATCCAGTTCGGCGTTCTTTTCCGCCAGCAATTGCTGGGACTCCGCCAATAACCGACGGGCATCGCCCAAGGCTTCCCGGGCTTCGAGGCTCAGGGCATGGTCTTTGAGATGGACGTTAAGGTTTTCCAGCGCCCGAAGGCCGTTGCTCTGCATGCGCTTAAGGCGCTGCATAGTGGCCAGATGCGGCTTGAGCCGCTGGGTTTCCACCAGGGATTTACTCGATAGATCGAGCAGGCTGTTCAAGCGCTCGGCCGTGACGCGCAATACGCGTTCGCCACTTTCGGTGGTGCGTTTAGCCGTGGGCGCTGGCTCGGCGGGGGCAGCTTCGGTGGTGGCCGGCATGGGCGGCTCAACCTTGGGCGTCGGCGGTTCCAGCTGAAGTTCTGCCATCGGCGGCGCGATGGGGGCAGTGGCCGCCATATGATCAAGCAGCCGTCCCATCAAGATGACGTAAGCGTCGATATCCGCAGGCGCCGGAGCGTTGCCCGGTGTCGCAATCCGCATCAGCAGATCTGTGCCTTGCAACAGTGCATCAATGTGTTCGGGCCGCAGGTACAGGCGCCCTTCCTGGGCGCTGACCAGGTAATCTTCCATCACATGGGCGACGCTGACCCCGGCATCGACACCGACAATCCGCGCAGCGCCCTTGAGCGAGTGGGCGGCGCGCATGCACGACTCGAGGTAATCGGCCTGGGTCGGATCGCGCTCAAGCGCCAAAAGACCTGCGCTCAGCACCAGGGTCTGGGCCTCGGCTTCCAGGCTGAACAGCTCCAGCAAGGAGGCGTCACGCATTTGGTCGGGGGTCATGTGAGGCTCCGGGTCACGGCGGACAACAGCTGCTCTTCATCCAGCCAACGCAGGCTGCGACCTTTGAATTGCAAGACGCCACGGGTGTATTTGGCGCTGGCTTGGGCACCGGACTGAGAGGCGACATCGAGAATGCGCTCGTCGATGGCATGAATCCCGTCCACTTCGTCCACCGGCACCACCACTGGCCCGCCGTGAGCGGCAATGATCAGCATCCGCGGCATCACCCGCGCGCCGGACGCCACGCCACTGGTGCCGTCGAGCCCCAGCAGTTCCACCAGCGACAGGCACGCCACCAAGGCACCCCGCACATTCGCCACGCCAAGCAACGCCCGGGAGCGCTGATGCGGCAAGGAGTGAATTGCCTGCAGCGGGGCTACTTCGACCAGACTGCGGGTGGCCAGGCCCAGCCATTCTTCGCCGAGGCGAAACATCAGCAGCGAGCGGGTTTTCACATCGCTCCCGGCCACTGTGGAGACTTGCTCGCGGTCGTCCTGCTGCAACGCATAGCGGTCGAGCAAGCGTGTGGCGGCAGCCGAATACACCGCGCAATTGCGGCAATGAATGTGCTCGCTCAGCAATGGGCAGGACTTGTCGCCGTGGATACCGATGCGGTTCCAGCAGTCGTCGATGGCCAGGGCATCTTCATGGGTGACGTTCAAGGTGTCGGCGGCGCTCATCGTTTACGCTCACTGTCTGCGGCGCGCTCGCTGCGGGCGGCGCGGGCCTGCAATCGTCTGGCACCGGCCGTGTCGCCCTGGGACTGCAGCAAGGCGGCGAGGTGCATCAATGCGTCGGGGTGTTGCGGTTCGAGGTACAACGCCTTGCGATAAAAACCCTGGGCCTCGAGGGCGCTGCCGGCGACATCACTGAGCAGCCCCAGCCAATAGAACACCTGGGCCACCGGCTCGTGACTGCGCAAAAAACTTTCGCACGCGACGCGGGCCTCGGCGCTTTTGCCTTCGTTGGCCAGCGCGGCGATGTTCGCCAGCAGCGTGGCGGCGTCCGAAGGGGGAGCTTTGGGAGCTTGAGGCATCGGCACGACCGTCGCGAAAGGCCGAGTGCGCACTGGCGGCGGTGTCACGTTGCGCAGCGGTTGTTGCACCGGAAGCGGCGTCGGCGTCGGCACGAAGGACGCAAGCGGTTCGGGCGCGCTTTGTCGACTGAAGGCAAACGACTGCGGGATGCCAATCGAACGCATGCCGAAACGCCCCAGCAGGCTGCCCTCCGCCGGGCCGATAAACAGCACGCCATCGACGTGGGTCAGGCGCTTGAGTACTTCGAACACTTGCTGCTGGGTCGGCTGGTCGAAATAAATCAGCAGGTTGCGACAGAACACGAAGTCATAGGGCGGCTCGTTGGCCAGCAACGCCGGATCCAGCAGATTACCGACCTGCAAACGCACCTGTTCAAGCACGCGCCCGCTGAGGCGATAGTTGTCATTTTCAGCCGTGAAATGCCGATCGCGGAAGTCGATGTCCTGACCACGAAACGAATTCTTGCCATACAGCGCGAGCCTGGCCTTTTCCACCGACAGCGGGCTGACATCCATGCCGTCGACCTTGAACTGGTGCGGTGCCAGCCCGGCATCGAGCAATGCCATGGCGATGGAGTACGGTTCTTCGCCGGTGGAACACGGCAGGCTGAGGATCCGCAGAGCGCGCATGTTATTGATCGCCGCCAGCCGTTTGGCTGCCAGTTTCGCCAGTGTGGCGAAGGATTCCGGGTAACGGAAAAACCAGGTCTCGGGGACGATGACCGCTTCGATCAGCGCCTGTTGTTCGTCGCGCGAGCCCAGCAGGATGTGCCAGTACTCATCGGCCGTCAGCGCCCGAGCCGCCGTGCAGCGCTGGCGCACCGCGCGTTCGATGATCGCCGGGCCGACCGACCCCACATCCAGGCCGATGCGTTCTTTGAGGAAATCGAAAAACCTCTGATCGCTGCTCATCCCTGCTCCTCAAACTGCGCCAGGTCCAACGGCGGCGAGGGAAACAACAAGGCGCGGACTTGTTCGTCCAGCAAATCGGCAACCCGCACCCGTTGCAGTAAACCCTGGGCATCTTCGCGCACTGGCCCGAGGTACGGCGCTTGGCGATTATCCAGGCCATAAGGCTGAAAATCCGCCGGGTTGCAGCGCAACGTGTCGGTGGCCTGTTCCAGAATCAGCCCGAGCAATTGCGCAGGCGTCGCCTCATCCGGCCGATAGTGCACCAGCACCAGCCGCGTGCTGGTGCGGGCCTGGGCCGGTTGGCCGAACGTCAGGGCGCTGAGGTCGATCACCGGCACCACCGCGCCGCGCCAGGCGAACACCCCCGCCACCCAGTCCGGCGCCCGGGGAATGGGTTTCAACGGCAGTTGCGGCAGCACTTCGGCCACCTCGATGGCCTGCAAGGCGTAACGCTCGTTGCCGATGCGGAACACCAGAAACAACGATTGTTTCACCGGCATCACCGCGCCGCGTTTGACCGCGAGCTCGCTCATCAGACTTTGAATCGCGAGACGCCGCCACGCAGCCCCACGGCCACCTGGCTCAGTTCATCGATGGCGAAACTGGCCTGACGCAGGGACTCGACGGTCTGGCTGCTGGCATCGCCCAACTGCACCAACGCGTGGTTGATCTGCTCGGCGCCGGTGGCCTGGGCCTGCATGCCTTCGTTGACCATCAACACCCGTGGTGCCAGCGCCTGCACCTGATGGATGATCTGCGACAGCTGCTCGCCCACCGACTGCACTTCGGACATGCCACGACGCACTTCTTCGGAAAACTTGTCCATGCCCATGACCCCGGCCGACACCGCCGACTGGATCTCGCGCACCATCTGCTCGATGTCGTAGGTGGCCACAGCGGTTTGGTCCGCCAGACGCCGCACTTCGGTGGCGACCACGGCAAACCCGCGACCGTATTCACCGGCCTTCTCGGCTTCGATCGCGGCGTTCAGGGACAACAGGTTGGTCTGGTCGGCGACTTTGACGATGGTCACCACCACCTGATTGATGTTGCCGGCCTTCTCGTTGAGGATCGCCAGTTTGGCGTTGACCAGATCCGCCGCGCCCATCACCGAGTGCATGGTGTCTTCCATGCGCGCCAGGCCTTGCTGACCGGAACCGGCCAGCACCGATGCCTGATCGGCGGCGGTGGAGACTTCGGTCATGGTGCGCACCAGATCCCGCGAGGTGGCGGCAATTTCCCGCGATGTCGCACCGATTTCGGTGGTGGTGGCAGCGGTTTCGGTGGCCGTGGCCTGCTGCTGCTTGGATGTCGCGGCGATTTCCGTGACCGACGTGGTGACCTGCACCGAGGAGCGCTGGGCCTGGGACACCAGCGAGGTGAGCTCGGTCATCATGTCGTTGAAGCCGGTTTCCACCGCGCCGAACTCGTCCTTGCGATCAAGATCCAGACGACTGCTGAGATCGCCGGTGCGCATGATTTCGAGGATATCCACAATGCGATTCATCGGCGCCATGATCGCGCGCATCAGCAGCAGGCCACAGAGGCCGGCGACGATGATTGCCACCAGCAAAGAGACGCCCATGCTGATTTTGGCGGCCGTTACCGCTTCACCAATGGCCAGCGTGGCTTCTTCCGCCAGATCGTGATTGCGCTCGATGAGGCTATTCAACTGCTTGCGTCCATTGACCCAGGCCGGTGTGAGCTTTTGCTCCAGAGCAAGACGCGCCTGCTCGTATTCCTTGCGCTGATAGAGGTCGAGGACGTTCGTCATTTCTTTATTGAAAGTCTGATGACGCGCTTCGAACTCGTCGAAGATGGCCTGATCGTCCACCTGAAAAATGGTCTTGCGGTAGTTGGCCATTTGCTCGTTCAAGCGCTCTTCGAAGCTCTTGTACATGGCGTGGTCGGCGGCGGTTAATTCACGACGTCCGGAAAGACCGACAATCTGCTGAGTCAGGTTATAACTGTCGACCCAGGCGCCGCGCATCATCGAACTGAAATACACCCCGGGAACCGCATCGGTACGGACCCTTTCTTCGCTGGCCTCGATCTTCATCAACCGGGAAAAAGACACCACGACCATCAACAGCATGATCGCGATAATCACCGCAAAGCTCGCCAAAATGCGTTGGCGCAACGTCCAGTTCTTCACAGTCAGTCCTCGGTGCGGTTCAAATTGCGGGGGAGTATAGCCGAGGGCCTGTGGGAGCGGGCTCGCTTGCGAAGAACGATTATTGGGTTATGCGGTATCGCTGAAGACGCCTTCGCGGGCAAGCCTCGCTCCTACGGGTTAGCGTCCGAACAACGATGGTGTGTTCGACAATTCACTGTAGGAGCGAGGCTTGCCCGCGAAGGCGGTCTGAAGACTTACACCGAAGCCTGACGCACCTGTTTCTCCAGCTCTGCCTTCAACCCCGGCTCCAGCTTCAACTGCCGCGCCAGCTCATCAAGGTAGGACTTCTCCATGAAGTTCTCCTCATTTACCAGCATCACACTGGCGATGTACATTTCGGCGGCCATTTCCGGCGTACTGGCGGCGCGGGCGACATCGGCCGGGTCCAGCGGTTTGTTGAGTTCGGCGTGCAGCCAGTGTTGCAGCTCCTGATCATTGTCGAGCTTGCTGAACTCGCCTTCGATCAATTGACGTTCACGCTCATCGACATGACCGTCAGCCTTGGCCGCGGCGACCAACGCCTTGAGGATCGCCTGGCTGTGCTGCTCAACCTGAGCCGCCGGCAAGCGGTCGATCGTTTGCGGCTCGGTTGTGGTTGCGGTGCCCTGCTGGGCCTGCCAGTTGCCATACGCCTTGTAGGCAATCACGCCCAATGCCGCGAGACCGCCGTAGATAGCCACTTTGCCGCCGACCTTGCGCACCTTCTTGTTGCCGAGCAACAGGCCCATGGCGCCAGCCGCCAGAGCACCGCCGCCGGCACCTGAGAGCAAACTGCCGAGACCGCCGGAACTACCGCTGCCGCCGAGCAAACCGCC
This genomic stretch from Pseudomonas wuhanensis harbors:
- the prfB gene encoding peptide chain release factor 2 (programmed frameshift); this encodes MEINPILNSIKDLSERSETIRGYLDYDQKHERLTEVNRELEDPSVWNNPSYAQELGRERSLLAQIVETLDEMHSGLADAKDLLLMSAEEEDQAAVDDVAAEVERLRESLEKLEFRRMFSGEMDANNAYLDIQAGSGGTEAQDWANILLRMYLRWADKRGFDATIMELSAGEVAGIKGATVHIKGEYAFGWLRTEIGVHRLVRKSPFDSGNRRHTSFSAVFVSPEIDDNIEIDINPSDLRIDTYRSSGAGGQHVNTTDSAVRITHVPTNTVVSCQNERSQHANKDTAMKMLRARLYEQEVQKRNAASQALEDTKSDIGWGHQIRSYVLDASRIKDLRTNIERSDCDKVLDGDIDEYLVASLKQGL
- a CDS encoding response regulator gives rise to the protein MNDLQLDDFKTDENAAMVLLVDDQAMIGEAVRRGLSNEENIDFHFCADPHQAIAQAIRIKPTVILQDLVMPGLDGLSLVREYRNHPATKDIPIIVLSTKEDPLIKSAAFAAGANDYLVKLPDNIELVARIRYHSRSYMTLLQRDAAYRALRVSQQQLLDTNLVLQRLMNSDGLTGLSNRRHFDEYLELEWRRSLRDQTQLSLLMIDVDYFKSYNDSFGHLEGDEALRKVATAIRDASSRPSDLPARYGGEEFVLVLPNTSPGGARLVAEKLRQTVAGLKIPHIFPTEGSSLTISIGLSTLIPQPGSDCRQLISAADKGLYLAKNNGRNQVGIE
- a CDS encoding chemotaxis response regulator protein-glutamate methylesterase encodes the protein MKIAIVNDMPMAVEALRRALAFEPAHEVVWVASNGAEAVQRCTEYTPDLILMDLIMPLMDGVEATRRIMAETPCAIVIVTVDREQNVHRVFEAMGYGALDVVDTPAIGGGNPQEAAAPLLRKIMNIGWLIGDKSNRVRSAPSSHRHSSSRQHLVAIGSSAGGPAALEVLLKGLPRDFSAAIVLVQHVDQVFAAGMAEWLASASGLDVRLAEEGEPPQSGTVLLAGTNHHIRLLKNGTLAYTAEPVNEIYRPSIDVFFESVASYWSGDAVGVLLTGMGRDGAQGLKLMRQQGYLTIAQDQQSSAVYGMPKAAAAIDAAVEVRPLDKIAPRLLEIFSK
- a CDS encoding hybrid sensor histidine kinase/response regulator produces the protein MTPDQMRDASLLELFSLEAEAQTLVLSAGLLALERDPTQADYLESCMRAAHSLKGAARIVGVDAGVSVAHVMEDYLVSAQEGRLYLRPEHIDALLQGTDLLMRIATPGNAPAPADIDAYVILMGRLLDHMAATAPIAPPMAELQLEPPTPKVEPPMPATTEAAPAEPAPTAKRTTESGERVLRVTAERLNSLLDLSSKSLVETQRLKPHLATMQRLKRMQSNGLRALENLNVHLKDHALSLEAREALGDARRLLAESQQLLAEKNAELDEFAWHASQRAQVLYDTALACRMRPFADVLSGQVRMVRDLGRNLGKQVRLEIEGDKTQVDRDVLEKLEAPLTHLLRNAVDHGIETPEQRRLAGKPEEGVIRLRASHQAGLLVLELSDDGNGVDLEKLRRNIVERQLSPAETAAQLSEEELLTFLFLPGFSLRDTVSEVSGRGVGLDAVQHMVRQLRGAVVLEQTAGAGSRFHLQVPLTLSVVRSLVVEVGDEAYAFPLAHIERMCDLAPEDIVQVEGRQHFWYEGRHVGLVAASQLLHRPASQNNAQTLKVVVIREREAIYGVAVERFIGERTLVVLPLDERLGKVQDISAGALLDDGSVVLIVDVEDMLRSVDKLLNTGRLERIARHANQAVEAARKRILVVDDSLTVRELQRKLLLNRGYDVAVAVDGMDGWNALRSENFDLLITDIDMPRMDGIELVSLLRRDNRLQSLPVMVVSYKDREEDRRRGLDAGADYYLAKASFHDDALLDAVVELIGGARA
- a CDS encoding chemotaxis protein CheW; amino-acid sequence: MSAADTLNVTHEDALAIDDCWNRIGIHGDKSCPLLSEHIHCRNCAVYSAAATRLLDRYALQQDDREQVSTVAGSDVKTRSLLMFRLGEEWLGLATRSLVEVAPLQAIHSLPHQRSRALLGVANVRGALVACLSLVELLGLDGTSGVASGARVMPRMLIIAAHGGPVVVPVDEVDGIHAIDERILDVASQSGAQASAKYTRGVLQFKGRSLRWLDEEQLLSAVTRSLT
- a CDS encoding CheR family methyltransferase encodes the protein MSSDQRFFDFLKERIGLDVGSVGPAIIERAVRQRCTAARALTADEYWHILLGSRDEQQALIEAVIVPETWFFRYPESFATLAKLAAKRLAAINNMRALRILSLPCSTGEEPYSIAMALLDAGLAPHQFKVDGMDVSPLSVEKARLALYGKNSFRGQDIDFRDRHFTAENDNYRLSGRVLEQVRLQVGNLLDPALLANEPPYDFVFCRNLLIYFDQPTQQQVFEVLKRLTHVDGVLFIGPAEGSLLGRFGMRSIGIPQSFAFSRQSAPEPLASFVPTPTPLPVQQPLRNVTPPPVRTRPFATVVPMPQAPKAPPSDAATLLANIAALANEGKSAEARVACESFLRSHEPVAQVFYWLGLLSDVAGSALEAQGFYRKALYLEPQHPDALMHLAALLQSQGDTAGARRLQARAARSERAADSERKR
- a CDS encoding chemotaxis protein CheW yields the protein MSELAVKRGAVMPVKQSLFLVFRIGNERYALQAIEVAEVLPQLPLKPIPRAPDWVAGVFAWRGAVVPVIDLSALTFGQPAQARTSTRLVLVHYRPDEATPAQLLGLILEQATDTLRCNPADFQPYGLDNRQAPYLGPVREDAQGLLQRVRVADLLDEQVRALLFPSPPLDLAQFEEQG
- a CDS encoding methyl-accepting chemotaxis protein, which gives rise to MKNWTLRQRILASFAVIIAIMLLMVVVSFSRLMKIEASEERVRTDAVPGVYFSSMMRGAWVDSYNLTQQIVGLSGRRELTAADHAMYKSFEERLNEQMANYRKTIFQVDDQAIFDEFEARHQTFNKEMTNVLDLYQRKEYEQARLALEQKLTPAWVNGRKQLNSLIERNHDLAEEATLAIGEAVTAAKISMGVSLLVAIIVAGLCGLLLMRAIMAPMNRIVDILEIMRTGDLSSRLDLDRKDEFGAVETGFNDMMTELTSLVSQAQRSSVQVTTSVTEIAATSKQQQATATETAATTTEIGATSREIAATSRDLVRTMTEVSTAADQASVLAGSGQQGLARMEDTMHSVMGAADLVNAKLAILNEKAGNINQVVVTIVKVADQTNLLSLNAAIEAEKAGEYGRGFAVVATEVRRLADQTAVATYDIEQMVREIQSAVSAGVMGMDKFSEEVRRGMSEVQSVGEQLSQIIHQVQALAPRVLMVNEGMQAQATGAEQINHALVQLGDASSQTVESLRQASFAIDELSQVAVGLRGGVSRFKV
- a CDS encoding tellurite resistance TerB family protein, which encodes MNTRGLLDQLLKSGQDLLQNKAGGAQNKASTGGLGGLLGGSGSSGGLGSLLSGAGGGALAAGAMGLLLGNKKVRKVGGKVAIYGGLAALGVIAYKAYGNWQAQQGTATTTEPQTIDRLPAAQVEQHSQAILKALVAAAKADGHVDERERQLIEGEFSKLDNDQELQHWLHAELNKPLDPADVARAASTPEMAAEMYIASVMLVNEENFMEKSYLDELARQLKLEPGLKAELEKQVRQASV